The Camarhynchus parvulus unplaced genomic scaffold, STF_HiC, whole genome shotgun sequence genome has a window encoding:
- the FRMD8 gene encoding FERM domain-containing protein 8, with protein MDGEGEAEGEGASAPPGAAALLYLPDGSALPLPLEPPPGPTAAELLRRLQGALRLPPAAGDALALWLGSELLEVQLKPRHRPLRLVRHWPELLLRFSLGSPAAIAQDEPCLQLRRNVFFPKSRELELQEEELLRLLYEEAREQLKAGRYPVDPPEAAELGGLSCRLRLGPFEPGQHTELSLRPLLGELLPPGPPARWGALFRRSREPGPAQRLLEAFARAPGPEAPPAGLYRDFLRRCHALPGYGCAFFPGAIERPSGGLLARGGLRPVSVAVGLEGVTIIDPRQKHVLLSLTYPELCWELVGAVGQDGDPAGQDGDPAEPPQLWLEFDGDHEGAPVNRLLRVFSPQAELMSALIECCIELGGAAPPPEEQPTPPGAAAATPPEAAGARGAPLRRQESVTRPRLQRLATIDYVREGQELRRVKPPRRSASFFSRGGAGGGSYSPVAGGTGGAGSEQG; from the exons ATGGACGGGGAGGGGGAGGCGGAGGGGGAGGGCGCGTCCGCCCCGCCGGGCGCCGCCg ccctgctgtacCTGCCGGACGGGtcggcgctgccgctgccgctgGAGCCGCCCCCGGGCCCCACGGCCGCGGAGCTGCTGCGCcgcctgcagggggcgctgcgcctcccgcccgccgccggcgACGCCCTCGCGCTGTGGTTGGGGTCGGAACTGCTCG AGGTGCAGCTGAAGCCGCGGCACCGACCCCTGCGCCTGGTCCGGCACTGGCCGGAGCTGCTGCTGCGCTTCAGCCTCGGCTCGCCCGCGGCCATCGCCCAAG ATGAGCCGTGTCTGCAGCTGCGCAGGAACGTGTTCTTCCCTAAGAGCCGTGAGCTGGAG ctgcaggaggaggagctgctccgGTTGCTCTATGAGGAGGCGCGGGAGCAGCTGAAGGCGGGGCGCTACCCCGTGGACCCCCCCGAGGCTGccgagctgggggggctcagctgCCGCCTGCGCCTGGGGCCCTTCGAGCCCGGCCAGCACACGGAGCTCAGCCTGCG GCcgctgctgggggagctgctgccgcCGGGTCCTCCGGCCCGCTGGGGGGCGCTGTTCCGGCGCTCGCGCGAGCCGGGCCCCGCCCAGCGGCTGCTCGAGGCGTTTGCGCGTGCGCCGGGCCCCGAGGCGCCCCCTGCCGGATTGTACCGGGACTTCCTGCGCCGCTGCCACGCCCTGCCCGGCTACGG GTGTGCCTTTTTCCCGGGAGCCATTGAGCGGCCGTCGGGGGGGCTGCTGGCCCGGGGGGGGCTGCGCCCCGTCAGCGTGGCCGTGGGGCTCGAGGGGGTCACCATCATTGACCCCCGCCAGAAG CAcgtgctgctgtccctgacGTACCCcgagctgtgctgggagctggtgggGGCCGTGGGGCAGGACGGGGACCCCGCGGGGCAGGACGGGGACCCCGCGGAGCCCCCCCAGCTGTGGTTGGAGTTCGATGGGGACCACGAGGGAGCCCCCGTGAACCGATTGCTGCGCGTGTTCTCCCCGCAG GCGGAGCTGATGAGCGCCCTCATCGAGTGCTGCATCGAGCtgggcggggcggccccgccccccgagGAACAGCCCACGCCCCCCGGCGCCGCCGCGGCCACGCCCCCCGAGGCGGCCGGCGCGCGTGGCGCCCCCTTGCGGCGGCAGGAGAGCGTGACCCGGCCCCGCCTGCAGCGCCTCGCGACCATCGACTACGTGCGGGAGG ggcaggagctgcggCGGGTGAAGCCCCCCCGGCGCTCGGCGTCCTTCTTCAGCcgggggggggccgggggcggctcCTACAGCCCCGTGGCGGGGGGAACAGGAGGGGCCGGCTCcgagcagggctga